From Micromonospora rifamycinica, a single genomic window includes:
- a CDS encoding proteasome assembly chaperone family protein has product MLDPHELYQLTDDLPDLGQPVLIQALTGFVDAGNASRLAREQLLTSLDARTIATFDVDQLFDYRSRRPVMTFVEDHWEEYDAPELAMHLLQDDDETPFLLLTGPEPDLQWERFVAAVGAVAARLDVRLTVGLNSIPMAVPHTRPTGVTAHATRRELIAGYEPWLQRVQVPGSVGHLLEYRLGQLGRDALGFAAHVPHYVAQTEYPAAAEVLLSSVSRSTGLLLPNDSLRSAAEVVRMEIDRQVAQTDEAAALVKALEEQYDAFARGRGEKNLLAAETGPLPTADELGAELERYLAEQTRPGDNPTP; this is encoded by the coding sequence GTGCTCGACCCACACGAGCTGTACCAGCTCACCGACGATCTGCCCGACCTCGGTCAGCCGGTGCTGATCCAGGCGCTCACCGGCTTCGTCGACGCCGGCAACGCCAGTCGACTGGCCCGCGAGCAGCTCCTCACCTCGCTGGACGCCCGCACCATCGCCACCTTCGACGTCGACCAGCTCTTCGACTACCGGTCCCGGCGACCGGTGATGACCTTCGTCGAGGACCACTGGGAGGAGTACGACGCCCCCGAGTTGGCGATGCACCTGCTCCAGGACGATGACGAGACGCCGTTCCTCCTGCTCACCGGCCCGGAACCCGACCTGCAATGGGAGCGTTTCGTGGCGGCGGTCGGCGCGGTGGCCGCCCGGCTCGACGTCCGGCTCACCGTGGGCCTCAACTCGATCCCGATGGCCGTCCCGCACACCCGGCCCACCGGGGTCACCGCCCACGCCACCCGGCGGGAGCTGATCGCCGGTTACGAACCGTGGTTGCAGCGGGTGCAGGTCCCCGGCAGCGTCGGGCACCTGCTCGAGTACCGGCTCGGCCAGCTCGGCCGGGACGCCCTCGGCTTCGCCGCCCACGTGCCGCACTACGTCGCCCAGACCGAGTACCCGGCCGCCGCCGAGGTGCTGCTCTCCTCGGTGTCGCGCAGCACCGGGCTGCTGCTGCCCAACGACAGCCTCCGCTCCGCCGCCGAGGTGGTCCGGATGGAGATCGACCGGCAGGTCGCCCAGACCGACGAGGCCGCCGCGCTGGTCAAGGCCCTGGAGGAGCAGTACGACGCGTTCGCCCGGGGGCGCGGCGAGAAGAATCTGCTCGCCGCCGAGACCGGTCCCCTGCCTACCGCCGACGAACTGGGGGCCGAGTTGGAGCGTTACCTCGCCGAGCAGACCCGGCCCGGGGACAACCCCACCCCCTGA
- a CDS encoding exodeoxyribonuclease III, whose amino-acid sequence MRLATWNVNSVKARLPRLLDWLAGTAPDVVCLQETKCPDGAFPVTEVGALGYQVASHGDGRWNGVAILSRVGLTDVTVGFPGEPGFPQPEARAVSATCAGVRVWSVYVPNGRAVDDPHYAYKLAWFAALRDALEPEVAAGGPVAVCGDFNVAPTDADVWDPALFATSTHVTPAERAALAALRDLGLSDVVPTPMKGPHPYTYWDYRAGMFHQNKGMRIDLVYASAPLAVRVRSAYVDREARKGKGPSDHAPIVVDTDPPEVAPA is encoded by the coding sequence ATGCGCCTGGCGACCTGGAACGTGAACTCGGTGAAGGCCCGGCTGCCCCGGCTGCTGGACTGGCTCGCCGGCACCGCCCCCGACGTGGTCTGCCTCCAGGAGACCAAGTGCCCCGACGGGGCCTTCCCGGTCACCGAGGTCGGTGCGCTGGGCTACCAGGTGGCCAGCCACGGCGACGGCCGGTGGAACGGGGTGGCGATCCTGTCCCGCGTCGGCCTGACCGACGTCACCGTCGGCTTCCCCGGCGAACCCGGCTTTCCGCAGCCTGAGGCCCGCGCCGTCTCCGCCACCTGCGCCGGGGTCCGGGTCTGGTCGGTGTACGTCCCGAACGGCCGGGCGGTCGACGACCCGCACTACGCGTACAAGCTGGCCTGGTTCGCCGCGCTACGGGACGCCCTGGAACCCGAGGTGGCCGCCGGTGGGCCGGTCGCCGTCTGCGGGGACTTCAACGTCGCCCCGACCGACGCCGACGTCTGGGATCCGGCGCTCTTCGCCACCTCCACCCACGTCACCCCCGCCGAGCGGGCCGCCCTGGCCGCCCTGCGCGACCTCGGTCTCAGCGACGTGGTGCCCACCCCGATGAAGGGGCCGCACCCGTACACCTACTGGGACTACCGGGCCGGCATGTTCCACCAGAACAAGGGCATGCGGATCGACCTGGTGTACGCCTCCGCGCCGCTGGCCGTGAGGGTCCGCTCCGCGTACGTCGACCGGGAGGCCCGCAAGGGCAAGGGGCCCTCCGACCACGCCCCGATCGTGGTCGACACCGACCCACCGGAGGTCGCACCGGCCTGA
- a CDS encoding DUF397 domain-containing protein has translation MTGARWRKSTRSGNNGGNCVEVADNLPGVVLVRDTKDREGGTLAFTPGAWRGFVDLARAARRR, from the coding sequence GTGACCGGTGCGCGGTGGCGCAAGAGCACCCGGAGCGGCAACAACGGCGGCAACTGCGTCGAGGTGGCGGACAATCTGCCCGGTGTCGTCCTGGTGCGCGACACGAAAGACCGTGAAGGCGGGACGCTGGCCTTCACGCCGGGCGCGTGGCGCGGCTTCGTCGACCTCGCCAGGGCCGCCCGCCGCCGCTAG
- a CDS encoding DUF5753 domain-containing protein, with amino-acid sequence MWLCRVDANPWPCGEAKLALELWPEALRRREPVWFRRWADIEREAIALRWFELAWIPGLLQTEAYARATLAGEALTEEEVDQLTKARLGRQSVLHRARPPLLVAVIDEAVLRRPVRGRPELMREQCAHLAECAELPTVQVHVVPADTGMYAGLGGPFIVADLDDGTRVTHVDGQVRAQIIDQRQDIATLEQRWARIVGEALPRAQSLDLIRKVATS; translated from the coding sequence ATCTGGCTCTGCCGGGTCGACGCGAACCCGTGGCCGTGCGGCGAGGCGAAACTCGCCCTGGAGCTCTGGCCGGAGGCGCTGCGGCGGCGCGAGCCGGTGTGGTTCCGCCGGTGGGCCGACATCGAGCGGGAGGCGATCGCGTTGCGATGGTTCGAGCTGGCCTGGATTCCCGGCCTGCTCCAGACCGAAGCCTACGCACGGGCGACCCTGGCGGGTGAGGCGCTCACCGAGGAGGAGGTCGACCAGCTCACCAAGGCACGGCTCGGCCGGCAGTCGGTGCTGCACCGGGCCCGCCCGCCGTTGCTGGTCGCCGTCATCGACGAGGCGGTGCTCCGTCGGCCGGTGCGGGGGCGGCCCGAGCTGATGCGCGAGCAGTGCGCCCACCTGGCCGAGTGCGCCGAGCTGCCGACCGTGCAGGTGCACGTGGTCCCGGCGGACACCGGGATGTACGCCGGTCTCGGTGGGCCGTTCATCGTGGCCGACCTCGACGACGGGACGCGGGTGACGCATGTGGACGGTCAGGTGCGCGCGCAGATCATCGACCAGCGTCAGGATATCGCTACCTTGGAACAGCGGTGGGCGCGCATAGTGGGGGAGGCCCTGCCCCGGGCGCAGTCCCTGGATCTCATTCGGAAGGTGGCGACGTCATGA
- a CDS encoding antibiotic biosynthesis monooxygenase family protein translates to MAVVKINAIDVPPGASAELEKRFAARAGAVENSPGFLGFELLRPVAGESRYFVYTRWESEEAYQAWAAGPSRAAHAGGSGGEQQRPVASGASLLEFEVVQQVTGKG, encoded by the coding sequence ATGGCAGTCGTGAAGATCAACGCGATCGATGTCCCGCCCGGTGCGAGTGCGGAGCTGGAGAAGCGGTTCGCCGCCCGGGCCGGCGCGGTGGAGAACTCCCCGGGCTTCCTCGGCTTCGAGCTGCTGCGCCCGGTCGCCGGGGAGAGCCGCTACTTCGTCTACACCCGGTGGGAGAGCGAGGAGGCCTACCAGGCCTGGGCGGCCGGGCCGTCCCGGGCCGCGCACGCCGGTGGCTCCGGTGGCGAGCAGCAGCGACCGGTCGCCTCCGGCGCGTCGCTGCTGGAGTTCGAGGTCGTCCAGCAGGTGACCGGCAAGGGCTGA
- a CDS encoding class F sortase gives MPLAVLLVLLGVFATGAGLGRTVGPLDRSGTPSPRAAAGAGQSPVPGSLPASRPLRLTVPAIRVAAPVAPVGQARDGSIDVPPLDRHHETGWYDRGPTPGEPGRAIIVGHVDSKDGPSVFYDLRRLKTGDTIEVTRDDRRVVVFRVDSVEFFDKSALPADRVYGNSGAPALRLITCGGQWVGGRTGYADNVIAFASLADIRSP, from the coding sequence GTGCCGCTGGCCGTGCTGCTGGTGCTGCTCGGGGTCTTCGCCACCGGTGCCGGGTTGGGCCGGACGGTCGGGCCACTGGACCGGTCTGGCACGCCGTCACCGCGCGCGGCGGCCGGTGCCGGGCAGAGCCCCGTGCCGGGCAGCCTGCCGGCCAGCCGACCCCTCCGGCTCACCGTCCCGGCGATCAGGGTGGCCGCCCCGGTGGCCCCGGTCGGTCAGGCCCGGGACGGATCGATCGACGTCCCCCCGCTGGACCGGCACCACGAGACCGGCTGGTACGACCGTGGTCCGACCCCGGGTGAGCCGGGTCGGGCGATCATCGTCGGGCACGTCGACTCGAAGGACGGCCCGTCGGTCTTCTACGACCTGCGCCGGCTCAAGACCGGCGACACGATCGAGGTGACCCGGGACGACCGGCGGGTGGTGGTCTTCCGGGTCGACTCGGTGGAGTTCTTCGACAAGTCGGCGCTGCCCGCCGACCGGGTCTACGGCAACAGCGGGGCACCCGCCCTCCGGTTGATCACCTGCGGCGGCCAGTGGGTCGGCGGGCGCACCGGCTACGCCGACAATGTGATCGCCTTCGCCTCGCTGGCCGACATCCGCTCACCCTGA
- the trmB gene encoding tRNA (guanosine(46)-N7)-methyltransferase TrmB has translation MSSRQTDALARLQPAYGIGIADLDGPVDPTRFFDRRAPVVLEIGSGMGDATAAMAAADPGRDYLAVEVHTPGIANLLDLVQRHGLRNVRVAEGDALDLVRAMPEGCLDAVHVFFPDPWPKLRHHKRRIIQPEHVALLRSRLAVGGTLHCATDWAEYAASMRSTLTADPGLDDVHGGYAPRPAHRPVTKFERRALTAGRPVFDLIHRRR, from the coding sequence ATGAGCAGCCGGCAGACCGACGCGCTGGCCCGGCTCCAGCCGGCGTACGGGATCGGGATCGCCGACCTCGACGGGCCGGTCGATCCGACCCGGTTCTTCGACCGGCGGGCACCGGTGGTGCTGGAGATCGGCTCCGGGATGGGTGACGCCACCGCGGCGATGGCCGCCGCCGACCCGGGCCGCGACTACCTGGCGGTCGAGGTGCACACCCCGGGCATCGCCAACCTGCTCGACCTGGTGCAGCGCCACGGCCTGCGTAACGTCCGGGTCGCCGAGGGCGACGCGCTGGACCTGGTCCGGGCCATGCCGGAGGGCTGCCTGGACGCGGTGCACGTCTTCTTTCCCGACCCGTGGCCCAAGCTGCGGCACCACAAGCGGCGGATCATCCAGCCGGAGCACGTGGCGTTGCTGCGTTCCCGGCTGGCCGTCGGCGGCACCCTGCACTGCGCCACCGACTGGGCCGAGTACGCCGCGTCGATGCGGTCGACGCTGACCGCCGATCCCGGGCTGGACGACGTGCACGGCGGTTACGCCCCCCGCCCCGCCCACCGCCCGGTGACCAAGTTCGAGCGCCGCGCCCTGACCGCCGGTCGCCCCGTCTTCGACCTGATCCACCGCCGCCGCTGA
- a CDS encoding DEAD/DEAH box helicase, giving the protein MTLTAALPRSADPDTLFDAFAGWASGRGLDLYPHQEEAVIEIVSGANVIMNTPTGSGKSLVAIAAHFTALADDRTSFYTAPIKALVSEKFFALCEVFGADNVGMLTGDASVNADAPIICCTAEILANLALREGARADVGQVVMDEFHFYAEPDRGWAWQVPIIELPQAQFVLMSATLGDTTRFVDDLTRRTGRSTAVVRSAERPVPLIFSYAMTPLHETLEELLETKQAPVYVVHFTQAAALERAQALMSVNVCTRAEKDMIAAAIGNFRFTSGFGKTLSRLVRHGIGVHHAGMLPKYRRLVETLAQAGLLKVICGTDTLGVGINVPIRTVLFTGLSKYDGVRTRLLKAREFHQIAGRAGRAGFDTIGRVVVQAPEHVIDNEKALAKAGDDPKKRRKVVKKKPPEGSVGWGEPTFQRLVEAEPEPLTSSFQVSHSMLLNVIGRPGDAFASMRHLLTDNHEDAAAQRRHIRRAIAIYRALRAGGVVEQLAEPDETGRRVRLTVDLQLDFALNQPLSPLALAAIELLDVESPSYALDVLSVIESILDDPRQVLSAQQFKARGEAVAAMKADGIEYEARMELLDEVTWPKPLAELLHAAYEMYRQGHPWVADHQLSPKSVVRDMYERAMTFGEYVQFYGLTRSEGLVLRYLADAYKTLRQTVPEDAKTEELIDLIEWLGELVRQVDSSLIDEWERLRNPSDVADVALAHASLEERVPAVTRNARAFRVLVRNALFRRVELAALRRWWDLGELDGATGWDADAWADALEPYFEAYDGIGVGPDARGPALLMIEQGREKWTVRQILDDPEGDHDWGISAEVDLAASDEAGAAVVRVTDVGQL; this is encoded by the coding sequence ATGACGCTGACTGCCGCGCTGCCTCGAAGCGCCGACCCCGACACCCTCTTCGACGCGTTCGCCGGCTGGGCGTCCGGGCGTGGGCTGGACCTCTACCCGCACCAGGAGGAGGCGGTCATCGAGATCGTCTCCGGCGCCAACGTGATCATGAATACGCCGACCGGTTCGGGCAAGAGCCTGGTCGCCATCGCGGCGCACTTCACCGCCCTGGCCGACGACCGGACGAGCTTCTACACCGCCCCGATCAAGGCCCTGGTGTCGGAGAAGTTCTTCGCGCTGTGCGAGGTGTTCGGCGCGGATAACGTCGGGATGCTCACCGGCGATGCCAGCGTCAACGCCGACGCCCCGATCATCTGCTGCACCGCCGAGATCCTGGCCAACCTGGCGCTGCGCGAGGGCGCCCGGGCCGACGTCGGCCAGGTGGTGATGGACGAGTTCCACTTCTATGCCGAGCCGGACCGGGGCTGGGCCTGGCAGGTGCCGATCATCGAGCTGCCGCAGGCGCAGTTCGTGCTGATGTCGGCCACCCTGGGGGACACCACCCGGTTCGTCGACGACCTGACCCGGCGCACCGGCCGGTCGACCGCCGTCGTCCGGTCGGCCGAGCGGCCGGTCCCGCTGATCTTCTCGTACGCGATGACGCCGCTGCACGAGACGCTGGAGGAGCTGCTGGAGACCAAGCAGGCCCCGGTGTACGTGGTGCACTTCACCCAGGCCGCCGCGCTGGAACGCGCCCAGGCGCTGATGAGCGTCAACGTCTGCACCCGGGCCGAGAAGGACATGATCGCCGCCGCGATCGGCAACTTCCGGTTCACCTCCGGCTTCGGCAAGACGCTGTCGAGGCTGGTGCGCCACGGCATCGGCGTGCACCACGCCGGGATGCTGCCCAAGTACCGCCGGCTGGTGGAGACGCTGGCCCAGGCCGGGCTGCTCAAGGTCATCTGCGGCACCGACACGCTGGGTGTGGGCATCAACGTGCCGATCCGTACGGTGCTGTTCACCGGCCTGAGCAAGTACGACGGGGTGCGTACCCGGCTGCTCAAGGCCCGCGAGTTCCACCAGATCGCCGGGCGGGCCGGGCGGGCCGGCTTCGACACCATCGGGCGGGTCGTGGTGCAGGCCCCCGAACATGTGATCGACAACGAGAAGGCGCTGGCCAAAGCCGGTGACGACCCCAAGAAGCGGCGCAAGGTGGTCAAGAAGAAGCCGCCGGAGGGCTCGGTCGGCTGGGGTGAGCCGACCTTCCAACGCCTGGTCGAGGCTGAGCCGGAGCCGCTGACCTCCAGCTTCCAGGTCAGCCACTCGATGCTGCTCAACGTGATCGGCCGGCCGGGCGACGCGTTCGCCTCGATGCGGCACCTGCTCACCGACAACCACGAGGACGCCGCCGCCCAGCGCCGGCACATCCGCCGGGCCATCGCCATCTACCGGGCGCTGCGCGCCGGTGGGGTGGTCGAGCAGCTCGCCGAGCCCGACGAGACCGGCCGCCGGGTCCGGCTCACCGTCGACCTCCAGCTCGACTTCGCGCTCAACCAGCCGCTGTCGCCGCTGGCCCTGGCCGCCATCGAACTGCTCGACGTCGAGTCCCCGTCGTACGCCCTGGACGTGTTGAGCGTGATCGAGTCGATCCTCGACGACCCGCGCCAGGTGCTCTCCGCCCAGCAGTTCAAGGCGCGCGGCGAGGCGGTCGCCGCGATGAAGGCCGACGGCATCGAGTACGAGGCCCGCATGGAGCTGCTCGACGAGGTGACCTGGCCGAAGCCGCTGGCGGAGCTGCTGCACGCCGCGTACGAGATGTACCGGCAGGGGCACCCGTGGGTCGCCGACCACCAGCTCTCCCCCAAGTCCGTGGTCCGGGACATGTACGAACGCGCGATGACCTTCGGCGAGTACGTGCAGTTCTACGGGCTGACCCGGTCCGAGGGGCTGGTGCTGCGCTACCTCGCCGACGCCTACAAGACGCTGCGGCAGACCGTGCCCGAGGACGCCAAGACCGAGGAGCTGATCGACCTCATCGAGTGGCTGGGGGAGCTGGTCCGCCAGGTCGACTCCAGCCTGATCGACGAGTGGGAGCGGCTGCGCAACCCGTCCGACGTCGCCGACGTGGCGCTGGCCCACGCGTCGCTGGAGGAGCGGGTGCCAGCGGTCACCCGCAACGCCCGCGCCTTCCGGGTGCTGGTCCGCAACGCGCTGTTCCGCCGGGTCGAGCTGGCCGCCCTGCGCCGCTGGTGGGACCTCGGCGAGCTGGACGGCGCGACCGGCTGGGACGCGGACGCCTGGGCCGACGCGCTGGAGCCGTACTTCGAGGCGTACGACGGGATCGGGGTGGGGCCGGACGCGCGCGGCCCGGCGCTGCTCATGATCGAGCAGGGCCGGGAGAAGTGGACCGTCCGGCAGATCCTGGACGACCCGGAGGGTGACCACGACTGGGGGATCAGCGCCGAGGTCGACCTGGCCGCCTCGGACGAGGCGGGGGCCGCCGTGGTCCGGGTGACGGACGTCGGGCAGCTCTGA
- a CDS encoding endonuclease domain-containing protein yields MPKTPRRPPQLRGRIFRGSVAVSRGLLTRNDLRSSAWRPLFRDVYADAQLRVTHRHRCTAATRWLLPSGAAIAGRSAAALFGVTGVSADEPIDVLVHRRRPVAGGQPAAGRRRGPAVGLRVHHGDLAPEDVIDQAGVPVTSAERTCWDLARWCDVVEAVVVIDALLAGRLTDVPTVRDYALSRAGQRGWRALLRAADLADPGAESPQESRTRVRLVLAGLPRPETQWVVTADGRFVARLDLAWPQFKVAVEYDGLWHNDADQFHRDRRRLNQLLGGEWIVLHLTARRLREDFAGFLAEVRAALRRRGHRSRA; encoded by the coding sequence GTGCCGAAGACTCCCCGTCGCCCGCCGCAGTTGCGGGGGCGCATCTTCCGTGGATCGGTGGCCGTGTCGCGCGGCCTGCTCACCCGCAACGACCTGCGCAGCTCCGCCTGGCGACCGCTGTTTCGGGACGTCTACGCCGACGCCCAGCTCAGGGTCACCCACCGCCACCGGTGCACGGCTGCGACCCGCTGGCTGCTGCCGTCCGGTGCCGCCATCGCCGGCCGGTCCGCCGCAGCCCTGTTCGGTGTCACCGGCGTATCCGCTGATGAACCGATCGATGTGCTCGTACACCGTCGGCGGCCGGTCGCGGGCGGGCAGCCGGCGGCCGGGCGGCGACGCGGGCCGGCGGTCGGCCTGCGGGTGCACCACGGTGATCTCGCGCCCGAAGATGTGATCGACCAGGCCGGGGTGCCGGTGACCTCGGCAGAACGTACCTGCTGGGACCTGGCCCGGTGGTGCGACGTGGTGGAGGCGGTCGTCGTCATCGACGCGCTGTTGGCCGGCCGCCTCACCGACGTTCCCACCGTGCGGGACTATGCCCTCTCGCGGGCCGGGCAACGCGGGTGGCGAGCCCTGCTCCGCGCCGCCGACCTGGCCGACCCGGGAGCCGAGTCGCCGCAGGAGTCACGGACGAGGGTCCGCCTGGTGCTGGCCGGTCTGCCCCGACCCGAGACCCAGTGGGTCGTCACGGCCGACGGTCGGTTCGTTGCCCGGCTCGATCTCGCGTGGCCACAGTTCAAGGTCGCCGTCGAGTACGACGGGCTGTGGCACAACGACGCCGACCAGTTCCACCGGGACCGGCGTCGACTGAACCAGCTGCTCGGCGGGGAGTGGATCGTGCTGCACCTGACCGCCCGGCGGCTCCGCGAGGACTTTGCCGGCTTCCTCGCCGAGGTACGCGCCGCACTACGTCGCCGCGGACACCGCTCCCGGGCGTAA